The Montipora capricornis isolate CH-2021 chromosome 1, ASM3666992v2, whole genome shotgun sequence genome contains a region encoding:
- the LOC138046293 gene encoding death domain-containing ATP nucleosidase-like, with the protein MEGGKKGKLCLPVLEDCYGMPPQLIDKVKPPKLSGLQTVSKPWGSVDLPIDILLLTAEDCGFLSCYSFLGQPVKSNNIEVGWIYFGYIGTDQNQLKVALQTCAKGSVVPLGCSAAVKNAVRVLRPKAVFLVGTCRGLSSDKVKLGDVVVSAKLTTPAGFKIPVSSHLGNLVRDAPFGWVAPLENPDELEVKVHCDGDILSLAEWCKVADLQKQYPEAIAVETEGEGVFAAAYDEKVEWVIVKSVASFVNQTQPSSSEWMSFASTMAASVVAKIISDPAVFKDWPHCNQGKLHEREIVLHNRVVPEVS; encoded by the exons ATGGAAG gTGGAAAGAAAGGGAAACTTTGTTTGCCTGTCCTGGAAGACTGTTATGGCATGCCCCCACAGCTCATTGACAAAGTCAAGCCACCAAAACTGAGTGGTCTTCAAACTGTCAGCAAACCTTGGGGAAGTGTTGATCTGCCAATTGATATTTTGCTACTGACAGCGGAGGATTGTGGGTTCTTGAGTTGTTACTCGTTTTTGGGGCAACCTGTCAAAAGTAACAACATTGAAGTTGGCTGGATATATTTTGGATACATTGGTACTGATCAAAATCAGCTAAAGGTTGCATTACAGACATGTGCTAAAGGTTCTGTAGTCCCATTGGGATGTTCAGCAGCAGTAAAAAATGCAGTCAGGGTCTTGAGGCCAAAGGCTGTATTTTTGGTGGGAACTTGCCGCGGTTTAAGCTCAGATAAGGTCAAACTAGGCGATGTAGTTGTATCTGCCAAGTTGACAACACCAGCTGGATTCAAAATTCCAGTGAGTTCACATCTTGGTAATCTTGTTAGAGATGCACCCTTTGGGTGGGTTGCTCCTTTGGAAAATCCAGATGAATTGGAAGTTAAAGTACATTGTGATGGTGATATATTGAGCCTGGCAGAGTGGTGTAAAGTTGCTGATCTTCAAAAACAATATCCAGAAGCAATTGCTGTAGAGACAGAAGGGGAAG GTGTTTTTGCTGCAGCCTATGATGAAAAAGTTGAGTGGGTAATAGTGAAAAGTGTGGCAAGTTTTGTTAATCAAACCCAGCCATCAAGTAGTGAGTGGATGTCTTTTGCAAGCACCATGGCAGCATCTGTTGTAGCAAAAATAATCAGTGACCCTGCTGTTTTCAAAGATTGGCCGCACTGTAACCAAGGTAAACTTCATGAACGGGAAATCGTACTCCACAATAGAGTTGTACCTGAAGTATCCTGA